The sequence ataacatcaaaaaatgagggaggaaatatcttctcaaggttgcactgaatcacagctatattagtcttcaaattttcaataccttcaagagtcactgatcttgtgcataaatcgcggaagaaaccacttatccctgcaattgcttcatgaacatttcgtggtaatagttccttgaaggcaaacggaaggaggcgctgcatcattacatggcaatcatggcttttcaagccagtaaactttccttcctttctgtcgatacagttacgcaaattagatgcgtaaccgtctggaaattccacatcgtttgaaatccaatcaaagaacgcatcctttcccgctgcatcaagtcggtatatgggaaaaggagccctaccactctcatcaacatgaagttctgaacgatcacatatatcgactaaatcgagtcttgacttcaaattatcctttgttttaccttgaacattaaggatcgtgttcatgagattgtcaaaaaagttcttctcgatatgcatgacatctaaattatgccttagtagatgatcctcccagtatggcagatcccaaaaaatactttttttgtgccagttatgtaggtttccaacaccatctaccggaaaatgctcatgtccaccgacgtctggcgtcctttctgcaccaaaatctctaagttgtgtcttcaaatctttcccacgaatttccggaggtggactgtcaaacaccctcttgttcttcgtaaacaaattcctacttctacgatatggatgatctggtggtagaaatctcctgtgacagtcaaaccaacacgttttccttccgtgttttagttggaaagcatcagtgttatcttgacaatatggacatgatagccttccatgcgttgtccatccagataacataccatatgctggaaaatcacttattgtccacattagtactgcccgcatttgaaagttttctttacacgaaacatcgtatgtttcagcaccttgagcccatagttgttgcaactcatatattagtggctaaagaaacacatcaagtgatctcttaggatgctctggtccgggaacgagaatcgagagaaacaaaaactctcgtcgcaagcacaagtttgggggtaggttgtatggtgtaagaatgactggccatagagaatactgtcttccactcttgccaaacgggctgaaaccatcagtacataatccaaggtagacatttcttctctcatacgcaaagtcgggatactttgattggaaatgcttccacgcttttgcatctgaaggatgtctgatctcaccatctgttgagtgctccgcatgccatctcattggttgcgctgtgcgttcagacagatacagcctctgcaacctttccgtcaaaggcaaataccacatccttttatatggtactggaactcttccactcgtatctttataacgaggcttcccacaaaatttgcatgaaacccgctgttcatccgccctccaataaatcatgcagttgtctctgcatacatctattacctgatacgataaaccaagaccagctacgagtttctgaacctcgtagtatgagccaggagctacattatcttcgggtagaataccttttacataatcagcaatcgcatccacacagtcttcagccaaattataatccgtcttaatgcccatcaatcttgtagcagatgataaagctgaatgaccatctctgcaaccttcgtacaatggttgctttccagcatccaacatatcataaaatctcctagcttcggcattgggtaaatcttcccctctaaaatgatcatttaccatctgctcagtacctacaccgtaatctacatccgttctaattggatcttctaatctaaccgctggctgaggttcgctagtactaccatgttcataatcagtttctccatgatgataccaaattttgtaacttcgtgtaaacccactcaaatatagatgagtccaaacatcccattgtttaataacttttttatttttacaattagagcaaggacatcttaacatacctgtttttgcttccggttgtcggtgaactaaccccatgaattcggttataccttgttggtattcttccgtaagcaatctcgtgttcggatccaaatgaggtcgatcgatccaagaacgaaaataatttgaagaagacatgttttttatgaatcaaattcgtgtgtaaagaaagtgagagggaggatgaagatatggagtgaatgaagaggaagaggggtgcttgtatttatagttgaaatcctgccgacagtccgaggaaattccgacggaattccgatgcaaacggctagttcgtcggaatttcctcggaatttttaaaatcccccaacggctctccaacggctctctaacgtctataatatttcctcggaattcatcggttttttccgaggaatactagtttcctcggtattccgtcggaatattccgacgagatgaattttcctcggaattccgtcggaatattccgaggaaattccgaggaagccaaattttgtgtttcctcggaattgcctcggaaattcctcggtatattccgaggaattcattttccgtcggaacgtccgtcagaataccgctgttttcttgtagtgtcagCTATTTTCTTGATTGTATCTCCAGTCTGCTTCTTGAGCTCCTCATAAGTAACAAACAAGACCTTGTTCGGATTCTCGAGGCTCGCATGCCAATACTCCAACACATGATCCCAAAAGGGTCCACTAGTAAATTTACCTTGACAAAACGCTTCAATCGCTTTTTCAATAGGACAATCAGCGGTTTCTTCAGGAGCAAGTTTCTTCCTAAAATGCCATAAGGACACAAACATGTCCTTAGGGTTCCTACAACAATACACAATCTTACAAGACGAGCTCTTAACGGACTCTGGCAGGGAAAGAAGCGGTATGTGCGTGTTCATGAGTCTTGGAGAAGGCAACTTGGGGAAATCAAAATCTGGAAACTCGTGGTATACTCCTTCCAAGAAAGGTATGAGGAGGTGTGGATTGGTATCAAGAAGAGGATGATTACCAGAAGAAACTGGAAACTTGTGTCGGTTAAGGAGAGAAAAGACGAGAGCTTTTAACCAAGTGGTACCTGATTTAGGATTGGTGACGAGGATAATGTCGGAATCTTTAGCCTCAAAGTGTTTTTGACACTCCAAGAGTCCTTGTAACAGAGCTTGTGTGTGCCAACGTCCTTGAAACTGATACAAGTGACTCACTAACCAGCCTTTCTCGCTTGGAAGAGAAGAAATCAGATCTCTTGTTTCTTGTGTCGGATCTTC comes from Brassica rapa cultivar Chiifu-401-42 chromosome A02, CAAS_Brap_v3.01, whole genome shotgun sequence and encodes:
- the LOC103853931 gene encoding cytosolic sulfotransferase 12-like; this translates as MSTPSSVVNDYLGSEDPTQETRDLISSLPSEKGWLVSHLYQFQGRWHTQALLQGLLECQKHFEAKDSDIILVTNPKSGTTWLKALVFSLLNRHKFPVSSGNHPLLDTNPHLLIPFLEGVYHEFPDFDFPKLPSPRLMNTHIPLLSLPESVKSSSCKIVYCCRNPKDMFVSLWHFRKKLAPEETADCPIEKAIEAFCQGEEEERGIVKLCSFESLSSSEVNREGKLPNGMETKAFFRKGDVGGWGDTL